TGAGTGGTTGTACTAGCCACTTTATGTAATAACTACACATATGTCATATAGGGattttcccctcatatataaaggggatctaaGACATAATATTGAAAAGACAAGAACATTCTTTCTGCTTTCTAACAAATTCTCTTGACTCCACTacttatatttattgtgttctatttattgttcttcatttattgcttattattagCCATAAAGAGCCGCCATTGAATTTATCATAACTTTTAGTCCTCCATCGACTATCCTCGGCATGGCATCCGACTCGACCTCAAGGCCCCGAAtacgcaagctcgaggccccgattattaGTCATTCGGTTTGATTATCATATTGTTTTCAAGATATTATCTTGTTTCCAAGTCTTTCACTTAGCATCcattgcttaacaactagcataaaaatagatcacgtatttttagaaccacaaaatcaaatctaattgtaattaccattttcgcggtaaatagtttggcgcccatcgtggggctaaaaataacagtgattattttcttgctggtttactgCATAACACAAgttacctttcacactttttcttgtccaagatctttgatttcaggtcgaaatgtctaACTCGGTAAACGCACagtaaacaacaatcttgaggaccatggagagaatggtgtggatgttccaggtgttggtgtaccaccatGAAACCCTGAGAATGCACCAGAATCAATTACTGTGGACGTGGTCTCACGCAACGCTCAACACGTCGAAATAAGCTCCCACACCAACAGGAGCATACACTAGGAAGATCAacaagaagctcaaaaaaccccgacTCAGGAAGAACAAGGGGTTAGCCTTCACGTCATATTCAAAATGTTACAAGCACAACAGCTGGCGActgctcaactgcaaagccaccaaaaGACTTCCAGGACGGTAGCTCCGAAAACGGCTCCCCGTGCCGAGTAGGTAccagaaagatcaagcaacaacgggtcgcCAGTCGACCCcgccatcataaagatgctcgaggacctcacaaagaggatcgagtcgagcgaaaagaagataaaatccaatgacaagaaggtagagaccaacaattctagggtcgatcaaattccgggcgcacctctgattctgaaaggtgtagattcgaagaagtttatACAAAAGTCGTTCCCATAGGAAGCGGCCctaaaacccattccaaagaagttcagaatgcccgaccttccgaagtacaacggcctcggaccccaacgagcacatcactgcttacacttgtgtaatgaagggcaacgacctaaaggaTGATGATATCGAGTCCATACTACTGAAAAAGTTCGAAGAGACGCTTTCAAAAGGGgtaatgatgtggtatcacaacctagccccAAAAtcgatagattcatttgccatgctggaagattctttcataaaggcacatgctggtgccatcaaagtagctacaaggaaatcagacatcttcaaaatcaagcaaagggagaacgagatgctgcgagagttcgtatcttgctttcaaatggaacgaatggaactaccagtggtctccgatgactgggtggtgcaggccttcactcaaggtttgaataagggaagctcggtagcttcaaaaCAACTTAAGCAGAACTTAGTCGAGTATCTCGTCGTGacttggtcggacgtccacaaccgatcccaatcaaatatgagggtcgaagacgaccaactaggagtcccctcgggctcggtatatccTAGCAAGCTTCCGGCGAAGGAGTCGAAGCCGAATAAAGAgagataccaaccatacactaAAGATAAAAGAAACGCCCTAAGGTGCAACATACCCCACAATGACCGAAGGATGGATCGAGGACAAAATCCTCGGGGACTTGTTAGCAGAGCTAGATTTGATAGGCACACAGGGCCGACGGAGGTGCCCCtcttatcggaatacaacttcaacgtcgacgtttcagacatcgtattcaccatcagtaaaatcagagacaccaggtgCCAAGGcttgtacaatcagatccttcataaaggaaccataacttagtgtgtgaatttcacaacacgcatgGTCACATGATCGAAGATTGCTGACAACTCCAGGAAGAAGTAGCCTgactactcagcaaaggtcacctccgggaattcctcagcgaccgatCCAAAAATTAGTTctgggaaagagaggcgaccaaaaAGAGTGAAAcagatgagccacaacatgtcatccacatgatctttggAGGTATCGATGCTCCACAGGAACCCATGGTcaggagaacaaaaatatccatcaccatgGAAAAACGAACTCAAGGCTATATACCCGAGGACGCCCTCACATCCAGCGACAAAGACATCGAGGATCTATCTCAGCCccataacgacgcactggtaatttcttttcttgtaaatacattttaaattaaacgtgtacttgtggatccaggtagctcggccaatattatcaggtcgagggtggtagagcagctcggactgcttgatCAAATCGTGTCTGCCTCTCAAGTCCTCAACaggttcaacatggcgagcgaaacaacgaaaggggaaatcaccctctcagtcaacgtggccggcacaacccaaaatgccaaattccacgtcatcgaaggagacatgaggtacaacacctTGTTCGGAAGGCAATGGATACAcagcatgagagcagtaccatccaccctctatcaaatgatgaaattctcgACAAAGGATGGGATAAAAACGGTCTACAGGGAATAGCATGCGGCAAGAGAGATGTTCGCGGTGTACGATGTGGCACCAACACCAATACCTCCACCATCGAAGGAACCAAAGGATAAGAAAACACTAAAATAATGATAACAAGATACATTCTCGGCTACGCCCCACTAAACAAAACAAAGGACCTTATCGAGTCTCATAACAAACGATTGAATCATATCGAGGTCCGAAGCGGCGTCAGCACTAAGGTATGATCATCTCCATTTTTCAGTTACATTTTATACTAACCTAAGTGCAGGTATTCAATCGAAACGGCCGAAGCACTTTCCAACTCAAAGGCCTTAGGTTCCaaaagcatacgttgcactcttctccttcgatcgggttttaatcccaagaagggttttactggcaaggtttttaacgaggcaacatctatatgctacctaaggaagactcaacaagtattcaaggcttcttttcaatcaacctcaaatactagggggcatccccccggaagaACACCtcctcggagaagccaagatgtgCTAAATGGGGTttcgataggaaaatgatgtatcgggccaaacagtcgaacgaaccgtgtccgtatagaataACCAAGCCCTTAACAGCAAAAACATGTATACCTATACCAAGTAATCGAAGAATACTTTCCCCTCCATCAAGGCATTTCACGTTTCTAAGGAGTTCGGTGTTCTTTTGCAAAAATGACTCCATGTCCAAAAACATcctgaacactcggggactggcgtcaaaaaaTTGAAGCTAATCCCTCAATGAGACAACATAAAGTTTACAAAGCGGCTCTAGGGCCAAAAAACTTCCCGagcactcggggactggcatcaaaaCTCAAGGACGtatgacctccgggtcggaagATTAGAACTCGTAAGCCTTcgatgaggcaataccaagttttcAAGGAATGGCTCTCGAGCCAAAAAACTTTCGAAAACTCGGGGACTGCCGCCAATCGCCAcccccatcgacttatcaaaaacccgaggccataagacctcATGTGGGCAGCCTctgtctcgtaagacctatataaggcaacaatAATATCTGTAAAACCTCAAGCAAGACATGAACCATAATTGTACCAAGTAACAAAAACTATAAGACcgcaagcaaggcatgaaccatacttgtaccaagtaaccaaaacactaagacctcaagcaaggcatgaaccatacttgtaccaagtaaccaaaattgtaagacctcaaaggcatgcaAAAATTTGTAAGACCATATaaaaggcataatcccgatcttaaagttaaggctatatatcgaacttgtaagacctctaaaaaggcataccctcaatataAACGCCGAAACTGCTTCACTAGGGAACTGAAAGGCTCtggccaaacacaatgactacggtcacaaggttgtaccagccaaactaacacgactcggggacgcccgaccgtcgctataaaattagtggccttcaattacttcgaaaatacttcgaaaagaattggtgaaacaggctaccctcgacataagcaaaagagcttcggccatgtcagctccaaacttATAGGCTTTTAGATACTTAGCCACCAAGCCAAACCTCCCGGGGCgatcgatcatcgccatataacgactcacaattgaGGTTTTTATCAAACCATCAAAGAATCAGGcaaacataatttcaaaagtccttaacgagggaaaggTAGGGCGGGGGCTAGGGGGTGGGTTGGGAGGCAAgggaggtaaagggaacaagggtGTCCATCGTTTGAGAATTGGGTCATAGAACGTAGGTTCATTGAcaggtaagtctatagagttggcgaagatcctccagaagaggagggtcaatatagcgtgtgtccaggagacaagGTGGGCAGGGTCGAGTGCGAGGGACACGGACGGGGTATGAACTTTGGAACTCTGGAACCTAGAAGGGTAAGAATGGAATGGGTATtttggtggatagggaacttagagagtctaTGGTTGAGGTTAGAtgagtgaatgatagattgatgattattaagttggtggttggatAGTGCATCCTAAACATCGTTAGTGCCTATACGCCACATGCgggcctagatgaggaggttaaacggtgcttttgggaggggttggatgagattatACGTCATGTACCACCTACTGAGAAGTTATTCATATGAGGGGATTTCAATAGCCATATTGGGTCGACCACAGGTGTATATGACGAAGTGCATGGAGGCTTAGGTTTTGGGGAGAGGCATGAAGTAGGAACCTCATTAATGGTGGTTGCTAACTCTTGCTTTCCAAAGAGgaaggagcatttggttacttttcaaaatatggtggcgaagactcagattgactatctccttcTCAGGAGGCGTGACAGAGGGTTATGCAAGAATTGCAAGGTGATTCTAGGTGAGATACTCGTGACGCgacataggcttttggtgatggacattagTATTATGGTGAAGAGGAGGAAAATGTATGCtcgaggaagaccgagaatcaggtggggaaCCTTAACTTAGGACAAATCCCAAGAGTTGGATGGGCGGTTGCCGACTATGGGATCTTGGAGGAGCAGTGTTAATGCGAACATTATGTGGTCTACGACAGCAAACTATATAAGAGAGGCTGTGatagaggtgttaggggtctcgaccaGCGTCTCTGGCAGGCACAAAGGAggctggtggtggaatgaagtggcaCAAGGTAAATTGGTAGCGAAAAAAGAGGTGTACCAGACATTAGTGGGGAGAataggtgaggaggagaggcgagcgtgcatggagaggtataaaGTAGCTAGGAAGGAAGCGAAGCTGGCGGTCACAAATgctaagactgcggcttataGTAGTATGTACGAGGAACTAGGGGAAAAggaggggagaagaagttatttagGCTGGCCAAGCTAAGAGAGAGGAAAGCTCGAGATTCAAACtgagtgagatgcatcaaggacgacgatggtagagtattgattgaAGATTCCTAGATTAAGAGGGGATGGAAGACTTACTTTCAAAAACTTCTTAACGAAGTAGGGGATCGAGATATTGTGCTCGGTGAATttgagcattccgagagtcataGTGACTCTGGGTACTGCAGGCACATCAGGGTTGAGGAGATCATGGGAGCTAtgagtaagatgagtaggggcaaatCGATCGGGCCTAACAAGATTTTGgtagaattttggaagtgtgtggggaaagtaggtttggagtggttgactaggttgttgaATGCTATTTTTAAGGCGGAGAGGATgccagatgagtggaggtggagtatggTGGTCCCACTGTATAAGAACAATGGTGATATCTAGAGTTGTAATAATTATAGGgctatcaaattactgagtcatactataaaagtatgggagagggtggttgaagcaaGGTTGAGGATGATGGTGTCTGTTTCCAACAACCAGTTTGGTTTCATGCCGAGCCGTTCTACTACAGAatctatacaccttgttaggaggttggttgAATAGTACAGAGATAGGAAGAAAGACCTACACATGGTGTTTATTTACCTAGAAAAAgcatatgacaaggttcctagagaagttatCTGGAGAAGCTTGAAGGAAATAGGCGTGTGAGTTCCCTagattatggcgattaaggacatgtatgatggggaaaagactcgggttaggacagtagaaGGCTACTTTGAGGATTTttcggttgttatggggttacaccaaggttctgcacTCAGTCCGTTCCTATTCACCCTGG
Above is a window of Nicotiana tabacum cultivar K326 chromosome 8, ASM71507v2, whole genome shotgun sequence DNA encoding:
- the LOC107763900 gene encoding uncharacterized protein LOC107763900 produces the protein MGSWRSSVNANIMWSTTANYIREAVIEVLGVSTSVSGRHKGGWWWNEVAQGKLVAKKEVYQTLVGRIGEEERRACMERYKVARKEAKLAVTNAKTAAYSSMYEELGEKEGRRSYLGWPS